One region of Alosa sapidissima isolate fAloSap1 chromosome 1, fAloSap1.pri, whole genome shotgun sequence genomic DNA includes:
- the fitm1l gene encoding fat storage-inducing transmembrane protein 1 yields MFLNSFLVVITDLAAGLLGHASIRRHFHLLMSGLVIFGPALSMWVSPYSVFAKKTHFLYRMFLRSALGWTCVFVGSFVFLLSFSVRRSLTLSLRHLSRLAVAGGLWQGFRRVLSVLENTTGSCYELLSEPLEGKTAAAPGDSAQPLLLLREGESKAACLNAGMLWRGYEVSEDTFLLCLCCLLLAEEMAVFGPYLRLGGPSGGPMRIIFLLCVLLLSLWIFLLLCLLAYFPLFPTQLLGGALGCLSWRALYQGWYRLGPSWYCPGRPGVGLLTTEKKDEDGKPVEPEQANNATLK; encoded by the exons ATGTTTCTGAACTCTTTCCTGGTGGTCATAACTGACCTGGCAGCTGGTCTCCTTGGTCATGCCTCAATTCGCCGCCATTTTCATTTGTTGATGTCGGGCCTTGTCATATTTGGACCTGCACTGAGCATGTGGGTCTCCCCATATAGTGTTTTTGCAAAGAAGACACATTTCCTATACAG AATGTTTCTGCGGTCAGCATTGGGATggacctgtgtgtttgtgggttccttcgtcttcctcctctccttctccgtcCGCcgctccctcaccctctccctgCGCCACCTCTCACGGCTGGCCGTGGCTGGAGGCCTGTGGCAGGGCTTCCGGAGAGTTCTGAGCGTGCTGGAGAACACCACTGGTAGCTGCTACGAGCTCCTCAGCGAGCCCCTGGAGGGTAAGACGGCAGCGGCGCCGGGGGACAGCGCCcaacctctgctgctgctgcgggaGGGGGAGAGCAAGGCGGCCTGCCTGAACGCGGGCATGCTGTGGCGTGGCTACGAGGTCTCGGAGGACACCTTCCTGCTGTGCCTGTGCTGCCTGCTGCTGGCCGAGGAGATGGCCGTGTTCGGGCCCTACCTGAGACTGGGCGGACCCTCGGGCGGGCCGATGCGCATCATCTTTCTCCTCTGCGTGCTGCTGCTCAGCCTCTGGATCTTCTTGCTCCTATGCCTGCTGGCCTACTTCCCCCTGTTCCCCACCCAGCTGCTGGGGGGGGCCCTGGGGTGCCTGAGCTGGCGGGCACTCTACCAGGGCTGGTATCGGCTCGGGCCCAGTTGGTACTGCCCAGGAAGGCCAGGCGTGGGACTGCTGACCACTGAGAAGAAAGATGAGGATGGGAAGCCTGTGGAGCCAGAGCAAGCAAACAATGCAACGCTCAAATAG